In Pseudomonadota bacterium, one genomic interval encodes:
- the lepA gene encoding translation elongation factor 4 has protein sequence MKQIRNFSIIAHIDHGKSTLADRLIQHADLVEDRQFRDQILDNMDIERERGITIKSQTVNLPYKSKINGEEFEFNLIDTPGHVDFSYEVSRALASCEGVLLLVDASQGVEAQTLANLYAAMEHNLVVIPVINKIDLPSADIERVKEEIDGELGLDPESALLCSAKEGTGVEEIFEAIAERIPPPAGDMEKPLSALIFDAQYDSFRGTIISCRIFNGSVRPGDTIRLMAMGTQHRVEEVGIFRLKMEPRKELTAGMVGYIIAGIKTVSDTRIGDTITLDTNPAKDQLPGFKEVKPVVFSSIYPIASDDYLSLADALEKYKLNDAALVYQKDSSAALGQGFRCGFLGLLHLEIVQERLEREFDQSIIMTAPSVQYRFLLADSSTVIIDNPAYYPDPTEIKMGEEPYIRASIMIPERYVGVVMKLCLDRRGVNSRLSYPTSGRVEITFDMPLGEVIFDFYDRLKSITQGYGSFDYEIIDYRESDLVKLDILVNGEKVDALSMIVHREHARERGVKACDSLKEEIPRQQFKIAIQGAIGGKIISRSTITPFRKDVTAKCYGGDISRKRKLLEKQKKGKKRMKIVGAVEIPQSAFMAVLKTDTE, from the coding sequence ATGAAACAAATACGGAATTTCAGCATTATTGCCCATATAGACCACGGAAAATCAACGCTTGCCGACCGTTTGATCCAGCACGCAGATCTCGTGGAAGACCGGCAGTTCCGCGACCAGATACTCGACAACATGGATATTGAACGCGAGCGGGGCATTACGATCAAGAGCCAGACTGTTAATTTACCCTACAAAAGTAAAATAAACGGAGAAGAGTTTGAATTCAATCTTATTGATACCCCGGGCCATGTAGATTTCTCATATGAAGTATCCCGTGCGCTTGCTTCATGTGAAGGGGTGCTGCTCCTTGTTGATGCCTCGCAGGGGGTTGAAGCGCAGACACTGGCCAACCTTTATGCAGCCATGGAACACAACCTGGTTGTTATTCCGGTCATTAATAAAATTGACCTGCCTTCTGCAGATATTGAACGGGTAAAAGAAGAAATTGACGGTGAACTCGGTCTTGACCCTGAATCAGCTCTGCTCTGCTCGGCAAAGGAAGGTACAGGCGTTGAAGAGATATTTGAGGCAATTGCCGAACGGATACCGCCGCCTGCGGGGGACATGGAAAAACCTCTGTCTGCCCTGATATTTGACGCACAATATGATTCATTCCGCGGGACAATAATCAGTTGCCGTATATTTAACGGTTCAGTCCGTCCCGGTGATACCATCCGGCTTATGGCTATGGGTACACAGCACAGGGTTGAGGAAGTGGGCATATTCCGTTTGAAGATGGAACCGAGAAAGGAACTTACAGCCGGGATGGTGGGTTATATTATTGCCGGTATTAAAACTGTAAGTGATACCAGAATCGGCGATACCATAACCCTCGATACAAACCCTGCAAAAGATCAGCTTCCAGGCTTTAAAGAGGTAAAACCGGTTGTTTTTTCATCTATTTATCCGATTGCCTCCGATGATTATCTTTCACTTGCAGACGCACTTGAGAAATACAAGCTGAACGATGCAGCCCTCGTTTATCAGAAAGACTCTTCTGCTGCGCTGGGACAGGGCTTCCGATGCGGATTTCTCGGTCTGCTTCACCTCGAGATCGTCCAGGAACGGCTTGAACGCGAGTTTGACCAGTCCATCATCATGACTGCTCCCAGTGTCCAGTATCGTTTCCTCCTTGCCGACAGTAGTACAGTCATCATAGATAACCCGGCATATTATCCTGACCCTACAGAGATTAAAATGGGTGAAGAACCTTATATCAGGGCCAGCATTATGATTCCCGAACGTTACGTAGGGGTTGTGATGAAGCTCTGCCTGGATCGGCGCGGAGTAAATTCCCGTCTCAGTTACCCTACTTCAGGCCGTGTTGAAATTACCTTTGATATGCCGTTAGGCGAGGTAATCTTCGACTTTTACGACAGACTAAAGAGCATTACCCAGGGGTACGGGTCTTTTGATTACGAGATTATTGATTACAGAGAAAGCGATCTGGTAAAGCTCGATATACTCGTAAACGGAGAAAAGGTTGACGCCCTCTCTATGATCGTCCACCGCGAACATGCCCGTGAAAGAGGGGTAAAGGCATGTGACAGTCTTAAAGAAGAAATACCGAGACAACAGTTCAAAATAGCCATCCAGGGGGCTATTGGAGGGAAAATCATCTCACGTTCAACCATTACGCCTTTTAGAAAAGATGTTACTGCAAAATGTTATGGCGGCGATATTTCCCGGAAAAGAAAACTTCTTGAAAAGCAGAAAAAAGGTAAGAAAAGGATGAAGATTGTCGGTGCAGTGGAAATTCCTCAGAGCGCTTTTATGGCAGTGCTGAAAACAGATACGGAATAA
- a CDS encoding MFS transporter, which translates to MKYSTRILLLLVCSWGMVGLERMVIAFVMPGIQQDFKLNYTQVGMIISAFGFAWAIGTWAMGSLSDYIGRRLVVVFLMIFGGICSWLTGIAGTFGILLIIRAVMGFAEGGLAGPASATLAEESPPQNRGRNMGLMTGFFVLIGGAVGPILSTGLMASLGWRPVFFVYAVPAIILGILLFLFMREPASTSAIIKARKDGKTNQIKLDGMGHEVSYWGIFKSRNIILMIFVWTAQMVWLWLFTTFGVMFMIKVHGLPITAVGIAMTGFGIGAFLGTFILGAVSDRIGRRKANMITLLLGGIFGVIFASLGPGTPLVVLFGTIFLYSFAASGAGGVSWTLITESAGFRFAATAIGIVTGIGELLGGGIFPAIGGGIADRLGIAATLYLTGFILFAAGILSFFLKETLTKNKDVLCNNS; encoded by the coding sequence ATGAAATATTCTACACGAATACTTTTGTTGTTGGTTTGCAGTTGGGGGATGGTAGGTCTTGAACGTATGGTTATAGCCTTTGTAATGCCGGGGATCCAGCAGGATTTCAAACTGAACTATACCCAGGTAGGAATGATAATCTCCGCATTCGGTTTTGCCTGGGCTATCGGAACCTGGGCTATGGGAAGCCTGTCAGATTATATCGGAAGACGCCTTGTTGTTGTCTTTCTTATGATTTTTGGTGGGATATGTAGTTGGTTGACCGGAATTGCAGGGACTTTCGGGATATTACTAATTATCCGCGCTGTGATGGGATTTGCGGAAGGTGGATTAGCGGGTCCGGCGTCTGCTACACTTGCGGAAGAATCGCCGCCGCAAAATCGGGGAAGAAATATGGGTTTAATGACCGGGTTTTTTGTACTTATCGGCGGTGCTGTTGGGCCTATACTAAGTACAGGGCTCATGGCATCCCTGGGATGGAGACCGGTGTTTTTTGTCTATGCCGTACCTGCAATAATCCTGGGGATTCTCTTATTTCTGTTCATGCGTGAGCCTGCTTCCACATCAGCCATAATAAAAGCCCGGAAAGATGGTAAAACCAATCAGATAAAACTGGATGGTATGGGACACGAGGTCAGTTATTGGGGCATCTTTAAGTCCCGGAATATTATTTTGATGATTTTTGTCTGGACAGCCCAGATGGTTTGGCTCTGGCTATTTACTACTTTCGGAGTGATGTTCATGATTAAAGTACACGGGTTACCGATTACCGCCGTAGGAATAGCCATGACCGGTTTTGGTATCGGCGCTTTCCTCGGTACATTTATCCTGGGAGCTGTCTCTGACCGTATAGGGCGAAGAAAGGCAAATATGATTACTCTATTGCTGGGTGGAATTTTTGGAGTTATATTTGCTTCTCTCGGTCCGGGGACTCCGTTGGTTGTCCTCTTCGGAACTATATTCCTGTACTCTTTCGCTGCGTCAGGCGCCGGCGGTGTAAGCTGGACTCTCATCACTGAGAGCGCCGGATTTCGCTTTGCTGCAACTGCTATCGGTATAGTCACTGGTATCGGGGAGCTGTTAGGGGGAGGAATCTTTCCCGCCATAGGAGGAGGCATAGCCGATAGGCTGGGTATAGCTGCTACATTGTATTTGACAGGATTTATTTTGTTTGCCGCTGGGATTCTCAGCTTCTTCTTAAAAGAGACTCTCACCAAGAATAAGGATGTTTTATGCAATAATTCATAG
- a CDS encoding Tm-1-like ATP-binding domain-containing protein has product MDKTVKNIVIIVTLDTKGEEALYVKELIKKRGHNPLVMDIGIRGEVPFRPDFPREEVAMAAGRTLQELGIDMGTYSSTLSVMALGARKIMEDLIAGRKMDALLSIGGGLGTTQALEAMRKLPVNIPKLALSTVAFAGGINIEMVSIDQGMIQSPADLWGVNRITKMILRRAAGAICGMAEEQEETQAEEKRLVAISALGVHAYVEGCKSLLLEKGYEPIVFHSIGTGGLEKLVREGYFSGTLDLSCYEIVNHICGGLIKGGEEKFTAACETGIPQVISSGGLDFFPLSAAQLIPTELRERRILSHGMVNLIKTTPQEQEQIGALMAEKINKAIAPIVVLVPLEGFSKLDRGKEMPFYDPEAGRRFVGILRERVSNGLVEIEEIQAHINDPMFSEKATTLLLSKM; this is encoded by the coding sequence ATGGATAAAACTGTTAAAAATATCGTTATTATCGTTACCTTGGATACAAAAGGTGAGGAAGCCCTCTATGTAAAGGAGCTGATCAAGAAAAGAGGGCACAATCCCCTGGTTATGGACATAGGCATAAGGGGGGAAGTCCCTTTCCGCCCGGACTTCCCCCGTGAGGAGGTAGCCATGGCTGCAGGACGCACCCTGCAAGAGCTCGGCATAGATATGGGCACATACTCCAGTACCCTTTCTGTCATGGCCCTGGGCGCAAGGAAGATTATGGAAGATCTTATAGCCGGGAGAAAGATGGACGCTCTCCTGTCCATCGGTGGCGGCCTTGGCACCACCCAGGCATTAGAGGCCATGCGGAAACTGCCTGTAAACATTCCAAAGCTGGCGCTTTCTACCGTAGCCTTTGCCGGAGGTATAAATATTGAAATGGTCAGTATAGACCAGGGAATGATCCAGTCTCCTGCTGATCTGTGGGGTGTGAACCGTATAACAAAGATGATCCTGCGAAGGGCAGCAGGCGCTATCTGCGGGATGGCCGAGGAACAGGAGGAAACACAAGCGGAGGAAAAACGCCTGGTAGCCATCAGTGCTCTGGGAGTCCATGCTTATGTGGAAGGATGCAAATCCCTGCTACTTGAGAAGGGGTATGAGCCGATTGTTTTTCATTCAATCGGCACAGGCGGCTTGGAAAAACTGGTACGAGAGGGGTATTTCAGCGGTACGCTGGATTTATCCTGCTACGAGATTGTAAACCACATATGCGGAGGCCTGATAAAAGGAGGCGAGGAAAAGTTTACCGCTGCCTGCGAGACGGGAATTCCTCAGGTTATTTCTTCCGGCGGGCTCGATTTCTTTCCCTTGTCTGCGGCACAGTTGATTCCAACTGAACTCAGGGAGAGAAGGATACTCTCGCACGGTATGGTTAACCTGATAAAGACAACCCCACAAGAACAGGAACAAATCGGTGCTCTGATGGCAGAGAAGATAAACAAGGCCATTGCACCTATAGTTGTTCTGGTTCCGCTGGAGGGTTTTTCAAAGCTGGATCGTGGTAAAGAAATGCCTTTTTACGATCCTGAGGCCGGCCGGAGGTTCGTCGGCATTCTTAGAGAAAGGGTGTCGAATGGTCTGGTTGAGATTGAAGAGATTCAGGCGCACATAAATGACCCAATGTTTTCTGAAAAGGCAACGACTTTGCTTCTTAGTAAAATGTGA
- a CDS encoding CocE/NonD family hydrolase: MPIKIKQVQPNLHIYRGDDITIRIKGYKPIGQPVPYGSNVKGVYFDGYPQVVKQEGSQPVYSVKVKKDVMVTMRDGVRLAIDIYSPDTDGKRFPALLSFFGWGKELQEMTRWLPLQEYYDSPLWDGCIEVGDIDYLVQRGYIHIIAEPRNIGKSEGTSQRPSSMWVPQSDTYDLVEWIAKQPWCDGNVGMTGSCGFSGTQLELAENPPPALKAITPFLTLYHKGDYGWTGIFDCKMNSVLSGRHGNDSAPVPENTRTLPLMFNLSKEELEARLKEALNHPDIRYNSKWYSLLKYPLRSPIVFDTLLESFHPVSLPPSKLPQITAPTYLSTSGIVPTHTWCSFEAFENIGSTHKKLLLWPPLSPDRPQTQFADEVVRWFDYWIKGIDTGIIDEPPLKIFVNGVNKWRFEDKWPLERTEYTKFYLHPRGGLSTETVKGAHEPDTFTQPAPYIDPTVYCLTYRTEPLPFDIDMTGYIALYLHASINTDETNWMVDLMDVDPEGKKTLVSNGGLAAEHRVLDEAKSKPYLPIHPRKDPVPVSPDEVIEYAIAIMPTSMIFKKGHCMELVIRNQDDLLCRLGAWGAHYLPHMQTVTHSIHFGKSHLLLPIIPSDEQGL; this comes from the coding sequence ATGCCAATTAAAATTAAACAAGTTCAACCCAATTTGCATATTTACCGTGGTGACGACATAACAATAAGGATAAAAGGCTATAAACCCATTGGACAGCCGGTTCCTTATGGCTCCAATGTAAAGGGTGTTTACTTCGACGGTTATCCGCAGGTTGTCAAGCAAGAAGGTTCGCAGCCGGTTTACTCGGTAAAGGTAAAGAAGGACGTAATGGTGACCATGCGTGATGGCGTACGTTTGGCAATAGATATTTACAGTCCTGATACAGATGGAAAGCGATTCCCTGCGCTCCTTTCGTTCTTCGGATGGGGGAAAGAGTTACAGGAAATGACGCGTTGGTTACCGTTGCAGGAATATTATGATTCTCCTTTGTGGGATGGGTGCATTGAGGTAGGAGATATCGATTATCTGGTGCAAAGGGGCTATATACATATCATTGCCGAACCAAGGAATATAGGCAAATCAGAAGGGACAAGCCAGCGTCCTTCCAGCATGTGGGTCCCTCAATCAGATACTTACGATCTTGTAGAGTGGATTGCAAAACAACCATGGTGTGACGGCAATGTTGGCATGACAGGTTCCTGTGGTTTTTCAGGCACCCAGTTGGAATTGGCTGAGAATCCTCCGCCCGCCCTGAAGGCTATTACGCCTTTTCTAACCCTTTACCATAAGGGCGACTACGGATGGACAGGAATCTTTGACTGTAAGATGAATAGTGTTTTAAGCGGCAGGCATGGAAATGACAGCGCCCCTGTTCCCGAGAATACCCGCACTCTGCCGTTGATGTTCAATCTTTCAAAGGAAGAATTAGAGGCCAGGCTTAAGGAAGCATTGAATCATCCGGACATAAGGTACAATAGCAAGTGGTATTCATTGCTCAAATATCCGCTGCGCTCTCCCATAGTATTTGATACGTTACTGGAATCATTTCATCCTGTGTCTCTTCCTCCATCAAAACTCCCTCAGATAACGGCCCCAACGTATCTGTCAACTTCGGGGATTGTTCCGACGCATACGTGGTGCAGCTTTGAAGCCTTTGAAAATATAGGGTCAACGCATAAGAAGCTCCTCCTGTGGCCTCCCTTGTCTCCGGATCGTCCCCAAACTCAATTTGCAGACGAAGTTGTGAGGTGGTTCGATTACTGGATTAAGGGAATAGACACAGGAATCATTGACGAACCTCCGCTGAAAATATTCGTAAACGGAGTCAACAAATGGCGTTTTGAGGATAAATGGCCTCTTGAAAGGACAGAGTACACAAAGTTTTATTTGCATCCCCGGGGCGGTCTGTCGACAGAAACAGTCAAAGGAGCACATGAGCCTGACACATTTACCCAACCGGCGCCGTACATAGATCCGACTGTCTACTGCTTGACCTATAGAACCGAACCATTGCCTTTCGATATTGATATGACAGGGTATATAGCTTTGTATCTGCATGCATCCATCAACACGGATGAAACAAACTGGATGGTGGATCTGATGGATGTGGACCCGGAAGGCAAAAAAACATTGGTGAGCAATGGCGGTCTTGCTGCAGAGCACAGAGTTCTCGATGAAGCTAAATCTAAGCCTTACCTGCCTATTCATCCGCGGAAAGATCCCGTACCTGTATCTCCGGACGAGGTCATTGAATACGCGATAGCGATTATGCCGACTTCAATGATATTTAAGAAGGGACATTGCATGGAATTGGTTATTAGAAACCAGGACGACCTTCTTTGCAGACTCGGCGCCTGGGGCGCTCACTATTTGCCTCATATGCAAACAGTGACCCACAGCATTCACTTTGGTAAGTCACATTTGCTTCTGCCGATCATCCCCTCTGATGAGCAGGGTTTGTGA
- a CDS encoding AraC family transcriptional regulator, protein MPFTELIPFEISSFEQMPDDAKANFPHRHNFYEILYITQGEGQHIIDFQTYPIQPHTLYFISPRQIHFWQISTSLQGWLIFFTDEFLLHTPSDSSLLSEFASFYSEQFPFLKLEEDQTQAILPLINNLVSEYLTHKAECASILRAYLHILLVKIRLLYNICNLQGDSKISPELVRRFKRLVTEQRGTQRSVKSLAEQLYVTEGHLCETVKSATGSTPGQIIRQTLILEAKRLLANTELTVYEIAYSLSFEDPFYFGRLFKRETGMSPYHFRQSIREKYRIFQN, encoded by the coding sequence ATGCCTTTTACCGAATTGATACCTTTTGAAATCAGCTCTTTTGAACAAATGCCCGACGATGCAAAGGCAAACTTTCCTCACCGTCACAACTTTTATGAAATTCTCTATATTACTCAAGGCGAAGGCCAGCATATCATTGATTTTCAAACATACCCGATCCAACCCCATACGCTTTATTTTATTTCACCAAGGCAAATCCATTTTTGGCAAATCAGCACTTCCCTTCAGGGATGGCTCATCTTTTTCACTGATGAATTTCTTCTGCACACCCCATCGGATTCGAGCTTGCTTTCAGAGTTTGCTTCTTTTTACTCCGAACAATTCCCTTTCCTGAAGTTGGAAGAAGACCAGACACAGGCCATCCTGCCATTGATTAACAACCTTGTATCTGAATATCTGACACACAAAGCTGAATGTGCATCAATATTAAGGGCATACCTGCATATTTTATTAGTTAAGATACGGTTACTATATAATATTTGCAATCTGCAGGGAGACTCTAAAATCTCACCGGAGTTAGTAAGGAGATTTAAACGGTTAGTTACTGAACAGCGAGGTACCCAACGGTCCGTAAAGTCCCTGGCAGAACAACTGTACGTCACTGAAGGCCATCTTTGTGAAACAGTAAAAAGTGCCACTGGCAGCACCCCAGGTCAAATAATCCGCCAAACATTAATCTTAGAGGCAAAACGTTTACTTGCAAACACCGAATTGACCGTATACGAGATTGCTTATTCCCTGTCTTTTGAAGATCCCTTCTATTTTGGGCGCCTGTTTAAACGCGAGACAGGTATGAGTCCTTATCATTTTCGTCAAAGTATCCGAGAAAAGTACCGTATTTTCCAGAATTAG
- the hemW gene encoding radical SAM family heme chaperone HemW — MHVPFCKTKCPYCDFYSVTDLSLVDSWINALQKEMSFYNTQFPVFDSLYLGGGTPTLLSRLQIKQLLDALRNNFTFLPDTEITIEANPDDVTAGKLRALYANGVNRLSIGIQSFNEKELRFLKRRHTAYKAKEAVKIAKACGFTNIGIDLMYGYEGQTKENWLDTMKKAVELEPMHLSCYQFTLEETTPYGKLKKEGKLKSITEEEEREFFLLTSNFLRLNGFIHYEISNFGKGKKHFSYHNRKYWRHVPYLGLGPAAHSFKGNVRWWNCRSVEDYCQALSRGERPVEGSETLSPDQLRLERLYLGFRTNNGVSLDEISNSASTANALSQLTRSGFIKIRRGRIIPTLKGYLIADHLPLMFID, encoded by the coding sequence ATACATGTCCCTTTTTGTAAAACAAAATGCCCCTATTGTGATTTCTATTCTGTAACAGATTTATCTCTCGTTGATTCATGGATTAATGCACTTCAAAAAGAGATGTCTTTCTATAATACTCAATTTCCCGTCTTTGACTCGCTCTATCTTGGCGGCGGCACCCCTACATTGCTCAGCCGCCTTCAGATAAAACAACTTCTGGATGCACTCCGAAACAATTTTACCTTTCTCCCGGATACAGAAATCACCATTGAGGCAAACCCCGATGATGTAACAGCCGGAAAACTCCGCGCTTTATATGCAAACGGTGTCAACCGCTTGAGTATAGGCATCCAGTCCTTTAATGAAAAAGAACTCCGGTTTCTGAAAAGAAGACACACCGCTTATAAAGCCAAAGAAGCGGTGAAAATTGCAAAGGCCTGCGGTTTTACCAATATTGGTATAGACCTCATGTATGGTTATGAGGGTCAGACTAAGGAAAACTGGCTGGATACTATGAAAAAGGCAGTTGAACTTGAGCCGATGCACCTTTCATGCTATCAGTTTACTCTGGAGGAAACAACGCCTTACGGTAAATTGAAGAAAGAAGGCAAACTGAAATCCATAACAGAGGAAGAGGAAAGGGAATTTTTTTTACTAACATCAAACTTTTTGAGGCTCAACGGCTTTATTCATTATGAGATTTCCAATTTCGGGAAGGGTAAAAAACATTTCTCATACCACAACCGGAAATATTGGCGTCATGTACCATATCTTGGACTCGGCCCTGCTGCTCATTCCTTTAAAGGCAATGTTAGATGGTGGAACTGCAGGTCTGTCGAAGATTATTGTCAAGCACTTTCAAGGGGAGAAAGACCGGTTGAAGGATCGGAAACCCTCTCTCCCGACCAGTTAAGGCTGGAGCGGCTCTATCTCGGATTCAGGACTAACAATGGTGTTTCTCTCGACGAGATCAGCAACAGTGCTTCAACAGCAAATGCTTTATCACAATTAACACGTTCAGGGTTTATAAAAATACGTAGAGGCAGGATAATCCCCACTTTAAAAGGCTACCTGATCGCAGATCACCTTCCACTAATGTTTATAGATTAA
- a CDS encoding PfkB family carbohydrate kinase, with the protein MNHYDIVFIGHMSTGTIVPFEGSPFVEEGSPVLFASIAASCLGKSIAAVTKISEGEEYLLEPLKTAGIDLFVQPGEIAQYHIVFPTTNVDERQALLIKAGEHFAVSDIPPFEPCLIHLCYIGSREFQLDLMRTLKARGFLLSVDMQGFVLQADDKTGTVHLKDVPEKKEILGMAHFVKLDAMEAQVLTGTDVLQDQADILENWGSSETIITSSEGVLARSNGKTTFAKFTNRITRGRMGRGDTVMGSYLARRLDHSVEDSLRFAAALASIKMESAGPFVGSLDDVVKRMESPFLSQ; encoded by the coding sequence ATGAATCACTATGATATTGTATTTATCGGCCACATGAGTACGGGTACAATTGTTCCTTTTGAGGGATCTCCTTTTGTCGAAGAGGGCAGTCCGGTACTCTTTGCTTCAATAGCAGCCTCATGTCTGGGAAAAAGTATTGCCGCTGTGACAAAAATCTCCGAGGGTGAAGAATACCTCCTGGAACCACTGAAAACTGCCGGCATTGATCTATTCGTACAGCCCGGGGAAATCGCTCAATACCATATTGTTTTCCCGACTACAAATGTCGATGAAAGGCAGGCTCTTCTCATAAAGGCCGGAGAACATTTTGCTGTTAGCGACATACCTCCTTTTGAACCATGCCTGATCCACCTTTGCTATATAGGCTCCCGCGAGTTTCAACTGGACTTGATGCGAACACTGAAGGCACGCGGATTCCTTTTATCAGTGGACATGCAGGGCTTCGTGCTCCAGGCGGACGATAAGACGGGGACCGTCCACCTTAAAGATGTTCCGGAGAAGAAAGAAATCCTGGGCATGGCACATTTTGTAAAGCTTGACGCTATGGAGGCACAAGTCTTGACTGGCACCGACGTTTTGCAGGATCAGGCAGACATACTGGAAAACTGGGGAAGTTCCGAAACTATAATAACTTCTTCAGAAGGGGTACTGGCTCGGAGCAATGGAAAAACCACATTCGCGAAATTTACTAACAGGATCACCCGTGGCAGGATGGGCCGCGGCGACACCGTTATGGGATCTTATTTGGCACGCAGACTGGATCATTCCGTTGAAGACTCGCTTCGGTTCGCTGCAGCGCTCGCATCAATCAAGATGGAATCCGCCGGTCCATTCGTGGGTTCTCTGGATGATGTTGTTAAAAGAATGGAAAGTCCTTTCTTGTCTCAGTGA